Proteins from a single region of Desulfobacter postgatei 2ac9:
- a CDS encoding ABC transporter substrate-binding protein has product MAEKPAIKIGYLKITDHFILGVTARKLQQGMETFKHCTLEPVVKNGWNEVADALSVKSLDGALILAPTAMDLFKSGVDLKLLLLAHKNGSVLVKNKRANINSVEDFAGKTVLIPYQLSIHNMLFHKLLSEKGLKPGRATEKGIDVTLEVVAPFQMPEALEYDEDGEIGGFIVAEPFGSQVIAAGHGEEFELSKNLWAKHPCCVFVMRSEVIEKNPEAMQEICTSFVRSGLAIDAQPEPASIIGAEFFSQDKDIIRRVLTTPPDRILTGELYPQKEDLDIIQKYMMDKMNIMTSLIDLDKFVDTRFADAAGAK; this is encoded by the coding sequence ATGGCGGAAAAGCCCGCGATCAAGATCGGATATCTGAAAATCACTGATCATTTCATTCTCGGTGTAACAGCTCGAAAATTACAACAAGGTATGGAAACCTTTAAACACTGCACACTGGAACCTGTGGTTAAAAACGGGTGGAATGAAGTTGCTGACGCGCTTTCTGTAAAATCACTGGACGGGGCGCTGATTCTCGCACCGACAGCCATGGACCTTTTCAAATCCGGAGTTGATCTCAAATTGTTGTTGCTCGCCCATAAAAACGGCAGTGTTCTCGTTAAAAATAAAAGAGCCAATATTAATTCCGTTGAGGATTTCGCGGGCAAAACCGTATTGATTCCATATCAGCTTTCCATCCACAATATGCTGTTTCACAAGCTGTTATCCGAAAAAGGGTTGAAACCCGGACGTGCCACGGAAAAGGGAATTGATGTCACCCTTGAGGTTGTTGCACCTTTCCAGATGCCCGAAGCCCTTGAATATGACGAAGACGGCGAAATCGGCGGGTTTATCGTCGCTGAACCATTTGGATCCCAGGTTATAGCAGCCGGGCATGGTGAAGAATTTGAACTGTCAAAAAATCTGTGGGCCAAACACCCCTGCTGTGTTTTTGTTATGCGTTCCGAGGTTATCGAAAAAAACCCCGAAGCCATGCAGGAAATTTGCACAAGTTTTGTCCGCTCAGGGCTTGCCATTGATGCCCAGCCTGAGCCGGCTTCAATTATTGGTGCTGAGTTTTTTTCCCAGGATAAGGATATCATCCGACGGGTGCTTACAACCCCGCCTGACCGGATTCTGACAGGAGAGCTTTATCCTCAAAAGGAAGATCTTGATATAATCCAGAAATATATGATGGATAAAATGAATATTATGACATCTCTCATTGATCTGGATAAATTTGTGGACACGCGTTTCGCCGATGCTGCAGGGGCAAAATAA
- the ispD gene encoding 2-C-methyl-D-erythritol 4-phosphate cytidylyltransferase: MSDTENKEKFKNIAIIVAGGKGLRMQSSVKKQFIDLDGIPVIVRTLAAFDMHCRVDEIILVVPEQDLDFTRNDLLHRFSFSTPLHIIKGGVTRQDSVGNGLDKALKICIRPEITFVLIHDGVRPFVGENLVDRCLDGALKNGACIPVLGIFDTVKRADKNGKIICTLDRDGLFRAQTPQVFRLDLIVKAASYARNTDFLGTDEASICEHAKLPVDIVDGGPFNIKLTSPQDLIFAGLIIQAKKEAEIVGNSGFFN, from the coding sequence ATGTCTGACACGGAAAATAAAGAGAAATTTAAAAATATTGCTATTATTGTGGCGGGTGGAAAAGGGCTGCGTATGCAATCCTCTGTTAAAAAACAGTTCATTGATCTGGACGGTATTCCGGTAATTGTCCGCACCCTTGCTGCCTTTGACATGCACTGTCGGGTGGATGAGATTATTCTGGTGGTTCCGGAACAGGATCTGGATTTTACCCGCAATGACCTTTTGCACCGATTTTCATTTTCCACACCTTTGCATATTATCAAAGGTGGTGTTACCCGACAGGATTCCGTGGGAAACGGACTTGATAAAGCATTGAAAATTTGTATTCGACCGGAAATAACATTTGTGCTGATTCACGACGGGGTCCGGCCCTTTGTAGGTGAAAATCTGGTTGATCGATGCCTTGACGGTGCTTTGAAAAATGGTGCCTGTATTCCGGTTCTTGGTATCTTTGATACAGTAAAAAGGGCTGATAAAAATGGCAAAATAATCTGTACCCTTGACCGGGATGGACTCTTTCGGGCCCAGACGCCCCAGGTCTTTCGCCTGGATCTGATTGTCAAAGCTGCTTCCTATGCACGGAATACCGATTTTTTGGGCACGGACGAAGCGTCGATCTGCGAACATGCGAAACTCCCGGTAGATATTGTGGATGGCGGACCCTTCAATATCAAGCTCACTTCCCCCCAGGATCTGATTTTCGCAGGCCTGATCATTCAAGCAAAAAAAGAGGCAGAAATAGTCGGGAATTCAGGTTTTTTTAATTAA
- a CDS encoding HPr family phosphocarrier protein: protein MNETCDISFREKANIFSYEYLQCILFIIGLNDDSYLFTKKLCSKLIITSHIMEDFLDFHGAKKNKDWVFYRAISAAIRHLSLACYSQRHTLDRFDFYNFGEQNHSAFKQEALGMLKFLQDALHQAAPVALREAKRLGITIPESGYDLEYFPGIATAGQLEHNIDDAMPQRSQKKNLTRISSQFLELIRDFEQFTFYERYDLETIYKLVPDVINEVTMRSYEMRVHNIQSSFDSYVITTLQSPDTELLSQLRSHFSIVFHILQVLGRLLHFYERHLYDTGFKHVYRNIRLSLSDLIDPDAVLDRAMNYCLYYAGRFLSSGKAVATRVLNDNMESGTIEVGIPKDRGFHSRPSLLVAKIVQHYGGEVKLHVGKDQFDASSVLDIQWAGGKIKKEEIETVVFTGDSRALNDLKILSGVNYGEDHMGKGIPLPRELSYLI from the coding sequence ATGAATGAAACCTGTGACATCTCTTTTAGAGAGAAAGCCAATATTTTTTCATATGAGTATCTTCAGTGCATTTTGTTCATTATTGGGTTGAATGACGACAGTTATCTTTTTACCAAGAAACTTTGCTCAAAACTGATCATCACCTCGCACATCATGGAAGATTTTCTTGACTTTCACGGTGCAAAAAAAAATAAAGACTGGGTATTTTACCGTGCAATATCCGCAGCAATTCGACATCTTTCCCTTGCCTGTTATTCCCAGCGTCACACCCTGGACCGGTTCGACTTTTACAATTTCGGGGAGCAGAACCACAGTGCTTTTAAGCAGGAAGCTCTGGGTATGCTTAAATTTCTCCAGGATGCTCTTCACCAGGCCGCACCCGTAGCTTTGAGAGAGGCAAAACGTTTGGGTATCACCATCCCGGAGTCCGGCTATGACCTGGAATACTTCCCCGGTATTGCCACTGCCGGCCAACTGGAACATAATATTGATGACGCCATGCCCCAACGCAGTCAGAAAAAAAATCTGACACGAATCTCCAGTCAGTTTCTTGAATTGATCCGGGATTTTGAACAGTTTACCTTTTATGAACGTTATGACCTTGAAACGATTTACAAGCTTGTTCCTGATGTTATCAACGAGGTGACAATGAGAAGCTATGAGATGCGGGTGCATAATATTCAGTCTTCTTTTGATTCCTATGTGATCACCACGTTGCAGTCCCCTGATACTGAACTTTTAAGCCAGTTGCGCAGTCATTTTTCCATCGTATTTCATATCCTGCAGGTTTTAGGGCGTTTGCTTCATTTTTATGAACGTCACCTGTATGATACCGGTTTTAAACATGTTTATAGAAATATCAGGCTCTCCCTTTCCGACCTCATTGATCCGGATGCTGTTCTGGATCGTGCTATGAATTACTGTCTATATTATGCAGGTCGTTTTTTATCCTCCGGCAAGGCCGTGGCTACCCGGGTTTTAAACGATAATATGGAATCAGGAACAATTGAAGTGGGTATTCCCAAAGACAGGGGATTTCACAGTCGGCCAAGCCTTCTGGTCGCAAAAATTGTCCAGCATTACGGCGGAGAAGTCAAGCTTCATGTCGGAAAAGATCAGTTTGATGCGTCCTCGGTTCTTGACATTCAGTGGGCCGGGGGGAAAATTAAAAAAGAGGAAATTGAGACGGTCGTTTTTACCGGAGATTCCAGGGCCTTGAATGATTTGAAAATCCTTTCCGGTGTCAATTATGGTGAAGACCATATGGGAAAGGGAATTCCTTTGCCCCGCGAATTGAGTTATTTGATTTAA
- a CDS encoding zinc ribbon domain-containing protein, with protein sequence MSKPDIATLVKLQEAETQIVRLNDVLHEVEKKKIKLASRLKQFAAALKENTEELERLEKNCIDSENEIKIVDARIIKSNETLRNVTTNKEYQVLLREVDDNKKRKDALETELLQIMEEREKSQAVVDESTKEYQQLEEQIKAEQNQIEEQTTKDRKLLEEYLKSQKEIGVSLDPKLLDRFKRISKMNQGSAVANVQDQVCLGCFMNIPPQLYIEVQRGNQLILCPQCSRILYYDKS encoded by the coding sequence ATGTCAAAACCAGATATTGCCACCCTTGTAAAACTTCAGGAGGCTGAAACCCAAATAGTTCGTCTTAATGACGTACTGCATGAGGTTGAAAAAAAGAAAATCAAACTGGCATCCAGGCTCAAACAGTTTGCAGCAGCGCTCAAGGAAAATACCGAAGAACTTGAAAGACTGGAAAAAAATTGCATTGACAGTGAAAATGAAATTAAAATTGTTGATGCCCGCATTATCAAAAGTAATGAAACCCTTCGTAATGTAACCACAAATAAAGAGTATCAGGTTTTGCTCAGGGAGGTGGATGATAATAAAAAAAGAAAAGATGCCTTAGAGACAGAGTTGTTACAGATCATGGAAGAGCGGGAAAAGTCCCAGGCTGTTGTGGATGAAAGTACAAAAGAATATCAGCAGCTCGAAGAACAGATCAAAGCGGAACAGAACCAGATTGAAGAACAAACCACTAAGGACCGCAAGCTGCTTGAGGAATATCTTAAAAGCCAGAAAGAAATCGGTGTAAGTTTGGATCCTAAACTTTTAGATCGGTTCAAACGCATTTCCAAAATGAATCAGGGGTCTGCCGTTGCCAATGTGCAGGATCAGGTCTGTTTAGGGTGTTTTATGAATATTCCACCCCAGCTGTATATCGAAGTTCAGCGCGGAAATCAGTTGATACTCTGTCCCCAGTGTAGCCGAATTCTTTATTATGATAAAAGCTGA
- a CDS encoding Nif3-like dinuclear metal center hexameric protein has product MPTVKQIIDIVDQIAPFSLAESWDNSGLQVGDPRWPVSSILIALDVTDKALSEAEKLGCDMLITHHPLVMSPEKQIDFSRMPGTAILTSARSRIAVVSAHTNLDKAQDGLNDYLAQKLDIFCTDVFFSDAMKNESAGQIQGLGRIGQLGETMTLEQLAYRIKEELGIPRVRIIGNPGNMVSTAALCSGSGGSLTTQFLGSGMDVYITGDLKYHEARDIESHGKSAVDVGHFSSESIAVELLKKRLGQMFDARKYEILINSYDQEQDPFLTI; this is encoded by the coding sequence GATTATTGATATTGTAGATCAAATTGCACCTTTTTCCCTGGCTGAATCCTGGGATAATTCAGGGCTTCAAGTCGGTGATCCCCGATGGCCGGTGTCCAGTATCCTAATTGCCCTGGACGTCACAGATAAGGCTTTGTCCGAAGCGGAAAAGCTGGGGTGTGATATGCTGATTACCCATCATCCCCTGGTCATGTCACCTGAAAAGCAGATTGATTTCAGCAGGATGCCTGGAACTGCCATTCTGACCAGTGCCAGATCTCGAATTGCCGTAGTCAGTGCCCACACAAACCTGGATAAGGCTCAGGATGGTTTGAACGACTATCTGGCCCAAAAATTGGATATTTTTTGCACAGATGTTTTTTTTTCCGATGCAATGAAAAATGAATCTGCCGGACAGATTCAAGGACTTGGGCGCATTGGGCAGCTTGGGGAGACCATGACACTTGAACAACTGGCTTACCGGATTAAAGAAGAATTGGGAATTCCCCGCGTAAGAATTATTGGTAACCCCGGGAACATGGTATCAACCGCAGCATTGTGTTCGGGTTCCGGCGGGTCCTTGACAACTCAATTTTTAGGCTCGGGAATGGATGTCTATATCACAGGGGATTTGAAATATCACGAAGCTCGGGATATAGAGTCCCATGGTAAGTCCGCAGTTGATGTCGGCCATTTTTCTTCCGAATCAATTGCTGTCGAACTTTTGAAAAAACGTCTTGGGCAGATGTTTGATGCCAGAAAATATGAAATTTTAATTAATTCATATGATCAGGAACAAGATCCATTTTTAACTATATGA